Genomic DNA from Peribacillus sp. FSL H8-0477:
ATTCAGGCCAAACGGAAAAACAGTTAACTAAAGACGGGATTCATCCAAATAGCGCTGGGTATCAGCTCTATACAGATTCCATTTTTAAAGCGTTAGAAAAAAATGCATCTGTTAATAAACAGATTTCCAAACTGCCAAGTCCGTTAGGCCAGGATGTTGATTTCTCATTCAAAACAGTGGAAAATCCTGACGTCATTGACGGCTTTTTCAAGCATGGGAGCTATTTACAAGGTGAAAAAAAAGCCACTTCCGTGACCTATCACTTTACAGGGACAATGCTTGGTCTACAGGTGCTGCGCAGCCCTGATGGGGGTGAAATCACTGTATTTATCGATGGTAAAAAGACCGCAGAGCTTAGTACGTGGTGGCCGTTTGCCCGAGAACGATTTATATATGTGGCCAGCTCCCTTTCTGAAGGTCCGCATACCGTACGTTTTGAGGTCTCAGGAACACGGTCAGGGTTTAATGAAAGTAATCAATCCGTGGTACGTATTGCTGCCATAATTACAAATAAAAATCCCTGACATATACTTGTCAGGGATTTTCTTTGTACATCTATTTACATAAAGTACTTTTTATACGCACTGTAGCCTTCTTTTTCAAGGTCAGCAACTGGTACAAAACGAATGGCTGCTGAATTAATGCAATATCGCAAGCCGCTCGGACCCGGCCCATCATTGAACACGTGACCTAAATGTGAATCAGCCGTTTTGCTGCGTACCTCTATCCGGCGCATTCCATAGCTTGTATCGCTTTTTTCGATAACCTCTTCGTCTTCAATTGGCTTCGTAAAACTCGGCCATCCGCAGGACGAATCAAATTTATCCTTAGAGGTAAACAGTGGATTGCCGGAAACAATATCTACATAGATTCCTTCACCCTTATGATTCCAGTATTCATTTCTGAAGGCCGGCTCTGTTCCATTATTCTGAGTTACTTCGTATTGGATAGGTGTTAACTTCTGCTTTAAATTATCTTTATCAGTCATTTCATTTCCCCCAATGTCTTTCAATATAGCCCGCTCTGCCTGAACCGATTCGATACGCATTATAATGAGCTGGTTGTTTTTTATAATAATCCTGATGATAGGTTTCTGCTGGATAAAAGACTGAAGCCGGCAAAATAGGTGTAACAATCGATTTTGAGAAACGTCCGCTTTGACTCAATTTTTCCTTAGAAGCCTCAGCCGTTTGTTTTTGTTGTTCAGAGTGATAAAAGATGGCTGTTTGATACGAACTTCCTCGATCCCCAAATTGTCCCCCCTCGTCAGTTGGATCAATCTGCTGCCAAAATAAGTCCACTAGCTTTTCATAGGGAAATACCTCTGGATTATACGTAATTTGTACGGCCTCATAATGGCCAGTTCGATCACTGCAAACTTCTTCATAAGTTGGGTTTTCAGTGGAACCGCCTGTATATCCTGAGTAAACAGCTTCTATTCCTGGCTGTTCATGAAAAGGCTTCACCATACACCAAAAACAGCCGCCCGCAAAGGTTGCTTTTTCTAAATTTGGCAAGAATCTTCATCCTCCATTCCTATTCCCAGCCAATTCTGGCTTTTAAAGCATTTTAACGCTTTTTTACCTGCGTGTAAAATAATCTGCCGTTCCGCTTCTGAGAAAGGCTTCTCTTTGTTCACAACTTTGGAAAGTTGGGCATATGCTGGGTACGAAAAGATGGAAAGATAGGAGCGAGAGTAATGCCGAATAGAAATATGGATGAGTACCTTCATAAAGCTGCCAAATACGATACGCTTTCAAACTATTATAAATACAGTAATCCCAATCTGCATATTCAATATTATTACAAACATTTAGAAAACATCGCTAAGGCTCTTGAACAAGACCGAGACCACATAATGCATAACCCAAACCAACCAGGGAATCTTCGGATTTTACATGCGGCTCCAAACGCAGGCAATGTTGATATTTATGTTAATGAAACAAAGATCTTCAGTAATTACCCTTACCAAAGACTAAGCGAATACTTGTCACTTCCCGCAGGCAAATATCAAGTGGACGTCTATCCTGCCGGTAATCAAACAAGTACGGTTCTAAGCCAACGAATCATGGTAGAGCCCCGTCAATCTGTTACGCTTGCGGTTACAGTGAAAGACAACAAATTCAAACTAGTATCCATACCAGATACCATTCAAGTACCTATGGGAGAAGCCGCACTGCGAATTGTTCACCTTTCACCAGATGCTCCTGAGATCGATATAGGCATAAAAGATGGTGCAGCTATTTTTAAAGAATTAGCTTATCGAAAAAACACAAACTATCTTGCCATCACCCCAACGACAGCAGATTTAGAAGTAAGAGCTGCTGGAACAAAACAAGTCGTTCTACCGCTTAAAAATATAGCATTCAAACCTGGTACACCGTATACAATCTACATTATTGGTCTTGCAAGCGGAGGGACTCCGAATCTCGAAGCTGTTATTACAAGTCCTTAATCCTATACCTAATTAACACCAGTTTTGTTCCCTTTACCCGGCTAAAACAAAAAAAAGAATGCCATCCTCTAGGACAGCATTCTTTTTTTGTTTATTAAACTATCGTCCCTTTATTCTCTTAGAGAGATGGGACAGAAAGAATAAAGGAGATATCATCATTTTCAAGATCAAATTTTTTGGCTTTTACTTTGATATCACTTTTGAGTTTCATATTTTGCAAGGACACATAGATTTGCTTTTGATTCGGTTGAATGGTAACCCAGTCAGGTGTTTTAAACTGTTTGTTAATAAAGTTCATGACATATGAAACTGGCAGTCCCATCTGTCCGAGACTAATTGTTTTTTGAACCAGTACAAGATCGCCATTTTTTTGAGCAATCGGTTCAAAGGTCAGTTTCAGCTCAACATCTCGCCCAAACATCTTTACCGTTCCGAATAACTCTACTTCATCTGTTAATAACACTTCATAATTTATAATACCTGTGAAGCCTTCCTTTTCCAGATACTGAGCAATCAGCAAATTAAGATCTTCTCGATTAGCATGGACCTGAAATTCGATATCTTCGTTCTCTACAAGTTTCTCTGAAATAGGTTCATCTTTTACAGGTAAACTAATTAGCAAGAATACGGTTATGATTCCGATAATATTCAAGGCAGCTAACGTGATAAATAATGTTTTCCATTTTCTAGTTGTCATCGTTCTCATCCCCTTTAGCGCCTGCAGCCAGCGCATCATACCCTAAAGACATGATATCTAAATTTCTGTAAATACGATCAGCAATCAATTGATACCCCAGGTCATTCGGGTGAAAGTAATCTCCTGTATATAATACTTCGGCTGTTGTACCCTTAAAAATATCACCGATATTCACATAATACGCCTCGTCATATTCGTTGACGATCCGTTCGCTGCTTTTATTCCAATCCTCCATAATCGTATCAAATTCACCAAAACCTGTGAACCATTGTGAAAATGGATTATAGACGCCTACTAGATATATATGTGTATCCTGATTATATAAACGAACTTTTTCAATGATTTGTTTTAATCTTAATTCATACCCTTTTCTGGCATCGTTAAACTGAGCCATCTTCAACTCAGAAAAATGGTTACGGACAACCTTCATAATATCATTGCCGCCTATGGTAATCACAACGGCATCCGCTTTTTCAATACTCCCTTTAATAGCGGTTGAATCCAACCGTTCCAAAAGCTGATCAGATCGATTTCCTTTTACACCGAAGTTATCCATCTTTACTGAGGTGATTGTCGGTTCGCTTTCAAGACTTTCTTTCAAATAAGGAAGATACCCGCCTGCATCTTTACTATCTCCAACTCCTGCTGTTAACGAATCTCCCACTGAAACGATTTCAACTGGATCAGGAAAGAATGTAACCGGAATGTTTTTCTTTTCACTTAATTCAAGCTGACTCTTTGGAACATTCTTCTCTGAATCTAATGCAAGCCGATTGTGTGAACAAGCTGAAATCAGAACTAAACTAACTAACAGACTGATGTATTTACTCTTCATCCTCTTCCACCACCCCTTATACTCCTATTATTATATCACGAAAAAACAATACGAACCGCCCATTAACACTGACTTTTCCCAACAAGGCAAACAAAAAAACAGACCCAAGGGCCTGTCCTAATAATTCTGTAAGATCTTAATGTGTTTAATGATCTCTTCGTATGGCACATCCTTCGCCCCTGAATAATCCTGAATGATGGTCCCCTCTTGATCCACCAAATAGAACGTAGTACCATGGATAACTTGATCTTCATTTTCTGGTTTTTTCACCAATGTTTTAAAATTATCCAAAGCAAATTTTTCTATTTCAGCTTGGCTGTATCCTGTGAGAAAATGCCAATTCGAAAGATCCGCATTCATCTTTGTTCCATAGTTTTTTAATACCTCAGGCTTATCCGTTTCAGGATCAACGGAAAAAGAAACGAATTCAACATCCTTAATCCCTTCATCCTTTAATTGCTGCTGAAGTTTAATTAAATTTGCCGTCATCGGCAGACAAATCGTAGTACAGTTTGTAAAAATAAAATCTGCAACCCATACTTTTCCTTTTAAATCCGATTTAGAGAATTCCTCCCCATTCTGATCAACGAAGCTAAAATCTTCCGTTTCCCAGTTATTCGCATTAGGAACTTCTTTTGAACCGCATGCCGACACCAGCAATGTCATCGCAAGTATCATGAGCATTGGGAGCTTTTTCATATTTTCCCCGCCTTTAATAGTCTATATTCTACTATACTTTCTCATTCTATCAGAGTGCTGCACCACAGGAAAGAACAATACAATTACGCTGCACATCTTGCTAATAATAAACAAACATGGCAGTAACTATGATACGATATATTTTCAACAAGTAAAAAGGAGAAAAAGCATGAACATTCAATCAACGATCATTACCAGTTTATTCACAATCTCCATTCTATTAAGCGGCTGTGGAACACAATCAAGCTCTGATTCTACAGATACTGACAGTCACTCTCACCACGCTGAAAATGGAGACCTGCAAGAAGAGACTGCATCCACTACTATACTACCTGCTTTTCTTGAAAAAAAAGATAAAGCAATTAAAACCATCTATGCAGAAGCCGGACAGCACAAACGTCTATTAGAAAACATGCCTTGTTATTGCGGCTGTGGAGAGTCAGCAGGTCATCTGAATAATTATGACTGCTTCGTCTTTGAAAACAAGAAAAATGGCCAGGTAGTCTGGGATGATCATGGCACCCGATGCGGTGTTTGTCTGCAAATTGCTGCTGATTCCATAGCCATGGAAAACGAAGGTATAACCGTTAAAGAGATTCGACAAGCTATCGATAAAAAATATGCTGACGGGTATGCAGATCCGACTCCCACTCCGATGCCAAAATAACGATCAAAAAGAACGTCCGGTTAAGAAACCGGACGTTCTTTTTGAATCAATCCCAATAATACATAATAGCAAAGGCGCCCTCACCTGTATGTGTACTGATTACAGGAGTGGTATCTTCTAGCAAAATCTCACCGAATCCAGATAATTCAGCAACTGCTTTCCTGACTTTATCGGCTATTTCAAATCCATTTACATGGACGATTCCGATTCCTTTAACTACCTTGCCGCTTGTATCTGCCGTGATCTTTTTCGCAATGTATTTCACAACTTGAGCCTGACTTCTTGCTTTTGATACGGGATTCAAGACACCTTCATCAAGGATAGCAATTGGCTTAATATTAAGAAGCGAACCAATAAAAGCTGATGCTTTTCCAATTCGGCCGCCCTTAACTAAGTTTTCCAACGTATCAATGACAATAATTAGGCCTGTCTGATTTCGGATCATCTCTAAACGTTCCAAAATTTCAGCAACGCTTTTTCCTGCCTCTGCCATTTTAGCAGCTTCTATAACCTGGAAGGATAATGCTTTTGAAATGAATTTAGAATCCACAACATGAACAGTTGCGTCTGACATGCTGGCAGCGCTCTCTGCAGATTGAACAGTACCGCTCATACCACCTGTCATGTGAATAGAAATGATTTCACTTCCATCCTGACCTAATCGATCGTAGACTTCCATGAAGACCCCAGCAGGGGGCTGCGAGCTTTTCGGGAGCTCTTTTGATTTTCTCATTTTTTGTAAAAATTCATCTTGTTCTATTTCTATTTTGTCTAAAAATACCTCGTCATTAATAGAAATTGATAAGGGTACCATTTCAACGTCATATTTTTCTAGTTCTTGAGGAGTCATATCAACCGTCGAGTCCGTGACTATTTTTACCTTGCCCACAATTTCACATCCTTATGATAACAATACACTATGTATTATACCTGTTCAGTAGGTCCATTCAAACAAAATGTTAGACAATTGTATGTATTTCGTGTCCATCTTAAAAAAAAGGCCATCGTTCCGTCCAACATAACGGAAAAAAGGAATCAAGATTGATACCTTTTTTCCATTATGAAGGAAAAAACCATGACGTTTCACCTTAAGCATTATGCTGCAGCTCATCTGCAAAGAGCTCTTTGTACTCAGGCCATCTCAATACAGATAACAAGTACTCCTTAAAGGAATAACAGACTTTATATTCTTTCTTCTTATAAATCTCATTCACAAACATTTCAAGACGAGCATTCACCATAAAGCAAGCGCAATTCTCGGATAGTAAAACTGGTATTTCTGTAATAGTCACCTTATGTCCAAGACAATTTCTGAACTCTAGGCTTTTGAACAGCACAGTATCAATCCTCATTTTCTCCCGATTACTCATTATTATACACAATCAAGGAGGACCATTACATGAAATCCGTAATAAAATTCAAAATTTATCGCTTACTATTCCCCAATAACCTCTTGTTCTGCCTTAGCTTCTCGCCTTTGTTTTCGTCTGAAAACAACTTTAGACAGCGATATACTGATTTCATATAGTAATAGCAACGGCACTGTAACAATAAAATCAGACATAAAGTCCGGTGGAGTAATCGTGATTGCTATAAGGACCAACACAAAGTAAGCGTATTTACGCAGTTTTTGCAGAACGAAGGGATTAATAATCCCTATAGATGTCAAGAACATGGTTACAACCGGCAATTCAAATAGAATGGCAAATGGCATCGTCATATTTAAGACAAACCCGAAATACTTTTCTGCAGTGAAGGTAGTCTCGAACATTCCCTCACCTAATTCGAGAAGAAAATCAAGAATCATCGGCAAGATAGCAAAATAGCCAAATGCAAGTCCGCCAAGAAACAGAAGGAACAAAGCAGGTATATAAGCTAGGGTTGCTTTCACTTCATTCTCCAAAAGTGCTGGTTTCACAAAAAGCCAAACCTGCATGGCCAGAAAGGGTATTGTGATTGCAATAGCTATAACGGTCGCCAGCATAAAATAAATCCAGATAATTTCACTAGGTCCAAGCACTAGTAATTTAACGTCTAGGTCTTTGACCAGCCATTTGTATATATCTTCTACATAAATAAAACCGATAATAAAAGATAGAAGAAAAATGGAAACTGTAATAATTAATCTCTTTCTGAGCTCCTCAAGATGTTCAATGAGGTTTAGATCTTTTTCTGCCACATTAATCACGCCTTTAATTAATCTACATTTCATACCATCCAGTAAAAAGGGTGTAAGATTAGTCATCTCACACCACATTATCTATAATTATTTTACTACGTCTTTCTTTTCATCCTTCACATCATCATCATCTTTAGTTAGTTCACGGGTAGACTTTTTGAATTCCTGTAAGGTTTGACCGAAGGCTCGTCCGATTTCAGGAAGTTTTTTTGGTCCAAAAATAATAAGTACCAAAACTAATAGAAGAATCAATCCTGGTATACCAATATTTGAAAACATTCATACATCCCCTTTGTTTCTTTTTAGCATATTCATCCAAAAAAAGAAGCAAAAGCCTGATGCTCCTGCTTCGTATCTATAATACTCTAACTCCAAGATGAATTCCACCTTTAATTAAATGAGCAAGTTAAATAAACGAGTATCATTATTCACATCCACAAAAGGAAAACCCTTCTTTGTCATACGATTGATTAACTGATCATGGTCCTCTTTATGCTTCAATTCAATACCAACCAATGCAGGTCCATCTTCTTTATTATTCTTCTTAGTATATTCAAATCGAGCAATATCATCTTCTGGACCCAGTACTTCATCAAGAAATTCTCGCAATGCTCCAGCCCGTTGTGGAAAGTTCACGATAAAATAATGGAGTAACCCTTCATATAACATCGATTTTTCTTTAATTTCTTGCATTCTTTCAATATCGTTATTGCCGCCGCTGATAATACAAACGATATTTTTTCCTTTTATTTGTTCCTTATAAAAATCCAGGGCTGCCACTGAAAGAGCTCCCGCAGGTTCAGCAACAATAGCATGTTCATTATATAGTTCCAAAATAGTTGTACACACTTTTCCTTCCGGTACTGAAATGATTCCTGAAAGAAGTTCTTTACATATATCAAATGTCTTTGCACCCACATATTTCACGGCTGCACCATCAACGAACGTATCAATGTGTTCAAGACCTGTCGGCTTCCCTTGCTCAAACGAATAACTCATTGAGGCTGCCCCTTCAGGCTCTACGCCTATACATTTCGTACTTGGCGATTTTGCATTAAAATAGGAAGACACACCAGACATTAAACCACCGCCGCCAATTCCGCCTAAAACAAAATCAATCGGTTCTTCGCAATCATTTAAGATTTCAACAGCAATTGTTCCTTGTCCAGCAATCACCATCTCATCATCAAATGGGTGGATAAATGTCCGCTTTTCTTCTTCCGCACAACGTTCAGCTTCTGCAAAGGCATCATCAAACGTATCTCCTGCTAAGATGATTTCAACAAAGCCTTTACCAAACATCTTCACTTGCCCGACCTTTTGACGAGGGGTGGTTGCAGGCATGTATACCTTACCCGAAACCCCCATTTGTTGACAGGCAAATGCCACACCCTGCGCATGGTTTCCGGCACTGGCACATACGACGCCATTTTTTGTTTCCAGTGACGTTAAGGTTTTCATTTTATAGTAAGCCCCTCTTAGTTTAAAGGAGCGTACATGCTGTAAATCTTCTCTCTTTAAAAAAACATTGCATTGATATCTTGCTGATAGGCGCTCATTTTTTTGGAGTGGAGTATGAGAAACTATGTCTTTTAACTCGTGATGAGCAACCAAAATATCCTCAATCTGAACCCATTTTCTGATAGATGTTATTTGATTCATCCTATCTCCTCGCCTCTTCCTAATAGATAATTCATAAATTATATCATTTAATCTATGATTATCAACAGATTTTTCTAAAAATTCTATTTATTTTTCAGAAATAAGTAAGAGTGCATCATAGCCCTGTTCAACTCATGTGCACTCCTGGTTCTAAGTTAGATAGAAACTTGTCTTATTCGATTCTGTAGGTCCGCTGTGAGGTCCTTTAAATCTTGTTTCTCATACTCATGCGGCATAATTGGATCCAAAACCTGAACCTGAACGAGATCAGGTTTTATCCATCCTCCGTTTTCCTCCATGAGCTTTGATGTTCCACGAATGGAAACCGGGACAATCGGAACATTTGAATTCTTTGCTAATCGAAGACTGCCTGATTTAAAATCCCCCGGCTTACCGCCCTTACTTCTAGTTCCTTCTGGGAATACGAGTATAGAGTGTCCGTTTTTTAATAGCGCGGTACCTTCATGAATGGCTGCTATAGCCAATCGCCGGTTAGACCGATCCATAAACACACAAGGCATTATCCTCATCCATTTAGCCACGATTGGGATCTTTTTAACTTCCTTTTTTGAAATAAAACCAAAGGGTTTCGATAAACTCCCAAGTAAAATCGGAATATCAAAGTTGCCTTCATGATTCGCAACCAGTAATACAGCTCCCTTGGGCATTTTATCCGCTCCACTGACTGATACATCTGCTCCTGCAATTCCGTTCAGTTTCCCTGCCCATTGTTTTGGAATTTGATGAATGAGGACATTGTCTTCTTCTGACCTGTCTTGTTTTTGTGCCAGTCTCTTTAATTTCTGTAATGGAAGTAAACTATAAACTAAAAAGCCAAAAAAATAGACATAAAAATAGATTGTACGCATATTCAAGTTGTCCCCCAGTATGTAAAAAAAGCCGTTAGATACAAGGATTCAGATCCCGCTCTAACAGCCGAAATGTAAATATAAAAAATCTAGAGTCGTTCTAGTATGATAAAGTCATGCTGATAGATATTCTGATCGTCTACTATCCCTTTAACAGAGGAACTAACTCGCCACTGACTCGTATCAATTTGCGGGAAATACGTATCTCCCTCAAAGGTTTGATGTATTTGTGTGATATACAATTTGTCCGTTTCCGGAAGAATCTCCCTGAATATCTCGGCTCCGCCTATCACAAATACTTCTTTTTCACAATTGTCGGCGTATTCTTTAATATCAGCGACATTATGCAGCATTACAGCCCCTTTAACTTGATAGCTTGTGTTACGGGTAATAATGATATTTTCCCTTCCTGGGAGCAGACGGCCAATGGATTCATACGTTTTCCGTCCCATAACAATAGGGTGACCCATCGTTACTTTTTTAAAATATTGCAAATCTGCTGGAAGATGCCAAGGCAGCTGATTATTCTTGCCGATTACTCGATTTTCATCCATGGCAAGCATCAGGGAAATCATATACTGACCACTCCCTTGATATGTGGATGTGCATCATAATTTTCGAGTGTAAAATCTTCATATTTAAATGCAAAGATATCTTTCACTTCAGGATTCAGCTTCATGACTGGCAGCGGCAGCGGATCGCGAGTCAGCTGCAGGTTAACTTGATCTAAATGATTATTATAGATATGTACATCTCCAAATGAATGAACAAAGTCTCCAGGTTCTAGATCACATACCTGTGCAACCATCAGGGTTAATAAGGCGTATGAGGCAATATTAAACGGGACACCTAAAAAGACATCAGCGGACCGCTGGTATAGCTGGCAGCTTAGTTTTCCATCTGCAACATAAAATTGAAAGAATGCATGACAAGGCGGCAGCGCCATTTCTGGTAACTCACCAACATTCCAAGCATTCACAATCAACCGACGAGAATCCGGATTGTTCTTTATTTGATCAATGACCTCTGAAATCTGATCTATTTGTTTTCCATCTGCAGTTCCCCACGAACGCCATTGATGTCCATAGATAGGGCCTAAATCACCAGATTCATCTGCCCATTCATTCCAAATTCGTACATTATTTTCTTGAAGGTACAATACATTTGTATCTCCCCGTAAAAACCATAGCAGTTCATGAATAATTGCCTTTAAGCTTAATTTTTTTGTTGTTAGGAGCGGAAATCCCTCTTTAAGGTTAAATCGCATTTGGTATCCGAAGGTACTAATTGTTCCTGTCCCCGTACGATCACCTTTTTCAATCCCATTTTGTAGAACATGATTGCATAAATCTAAATATTGTTTCATAATATCCCACCCTTTTCACTAACATTCGTCTCTATTTTACCAGTTAGCAGATAAATCTACAATTTCCCGATAAAGATGTAAGTGAGCGGGGCTTTACGCTTAAGGAGTTCTTTTTCTTCTGGATTCAGATAATACATTGCAAAGGTTTCTGCAAAATATTCCTCTGGGTAGCTATGAAAATAGGACTGTCCGGGAAATAAGCTAGTAACCTCTTTTTTCCAAGCACTTAAAAAGGCTTCCTTATCATGAATTTCTCCGTACACCATTTTATCAATGGTATGAGCAAGTTCATGAAGTTCTAGGTTAACAGAACCATGCCCCTGACCCTTCCCACTTGCCCCAATTTTCACATAAACGATTCTAGACCCGCCCATTCCAGGTACGTCATCCCAAGTTGTTTCTTGATTAAGGTACCCGCGCGGAGTCGTTCCCTTTAAATAGCGAGCCCCCGAATTATCCGTTAAATCACCTGTAAATAACTGAATCTTAATTCGATCCTGATTTAATTTATTTATTAAATCTTCTGGAAGATAACTGACCCTCTCAACGATGGAAAGCGCTCCCGCTGTATTAAAATTTCCTTTTGGAAATAAAAAAAGCTTCTGAAGTCCAGTATTTCTCTGAAGTATCGGAGAAGTTTTCAAAGCATGTTTACCAGGAAGGTCGGACCAGCTGACGCCATTTCCCGACGCAGAGGTAAAGGAATAGATTGAAAATATTGAAAATAAAATAATGAAAACTGTTAACAAAAAAACAATCAATCTCCTTTTCATACCGGACTCTCCTTAGTATTCTTTAATTCTATAAGTATACCATGGCTGCGGAAGTCCTTAATTCGTGAATTTTTGGAAATTCTCATCTTCGTGTAACACTCCTCGCCTAGTTGACATATGAATGAGTATAACAACGGATGTGGTGATACTATGAGACTATATAACAAACAAAAAATGCTTCAAGACCACCCTGATTTAGCTCAAGAAGTAGTGGATGTCTTTTCATTAAAAATTTTCGTGTTTCTGGATTTGTTTATTTTTTCTATTATTTTAGGATTACTGCTTTATCCATTAGTTGATTCTGTTCGCATTTCTTACATCATTCCTATTACCTTTTTTTTATCATTTACAGCATTATATTTTTACTTTTGCAAACAGCTGCCCGACGACAAAAAGAGCTGATCCACTCGGATCAGCTCTTTCATGTTAGATTGCCTTTTTTCTTTCATTTT
This window encodes:
- a CDS encoding lysophospholipid acyltransferase family protein; its protein translation is MRTIYFYVYFFGFLVYSLLPLQKLKRLAQKQDRSEEDNVLIHQIPKQWAGKLNGIAGADVSVSGADKMPKGAVLLVANHEGNFDIPILLGSLSKPFGFISKKEVKKIPIVAKWMRIMPCVFMDRSNRRLAIAAIHEGTALLKNGHSILVFPEGTRSKGGKPGDFKSGSLRLAKNSNVPIVPVSIRGTSKLMEENGGWIKPDLVQVQVLDPIMPHEYEKQDLKDLTADLQNRIRQVSI
- a CDS encoding dihydrofolate reductase produces the protein MISLMLAMDENRVIGKNNQLPWHLPADLQYFKKVTMGHPIVMGRKTYESIGRLLPGRENIIITRNTSYQVKGAVMLHNVADIKEYADNCEKEVFVIGGAEIFREILPETDKLYITQIHQTFEGDTYFPQIDTSQWRVSSSVKGIVDDQNIYQHDFIILERL
- a CDS encoding thymidylate synthase; its protein translation is MKQYLDLCNHVLQNGIEKGDRTGTGTISTFGYQMRFNLKEGFPLLTTKKLSLKAIIHELLWFLRGDTNVLYLQENNVRIWNEWADESGDLGPIYGHQWRSWGTADGKQIDQISEVIDQIKNNPDSRRLIVNAWNVGELPEMALPPCHAFFQFYVADGKLSCQLYQRSADVFLGVPFNIASYALLTLMVAQVCDLEPGDFVHSFGDVHIYNNHLDQVNLQLTRDPLPLPVMKLNPEVKDIFAFKYEDFTLENYDAHPHIKGVVSI
- a CDS encoding anthrax toxin lethal factor-related metalloendopeptidase: MKRRLIVFLLTVFIILFSIFSIYSFTSASGNGVSWSDLPGKHALKTSPILQRNTGLQKLFLFPKGNFNTAGALSIVERVSYLPEDLINKLNQDRIKIQLFTGDLTDNSGARYLKGTTPRGYLNQETTWDDVPGMGGSRIVYVKIGASGKGQGHGSVNLELHELAHTIDKMVYGEIHDKEAFLSAWKKEVTSLFPGQSYFHSYPEEYFAETFAMYYLNPEEKELLKRKAPLTYIFIGKL